A DNA window from Carnobacterium funditum DSM 5970 contains the following coding sequences:
- a CDS encoding DUF6320 domain-containing protein, translated as MSCCPACKTNVEGEWTECPLCGQSLKHQGKKAEYNPYPPIPLRFNREKGLRLLMIFTIISGLLFLGIEEIWLNQSQGFQLAVFGIVSLWTVVYTLIRKRRNIAKSILYLLVLVSVISIYLDYLLEWNGWSTTYMIPVICIFADLALTISVKIIFPELGDYILYLLIVVILGFFPAVFLFFNWTTNPIPSLLSMGISTVMFIVLFVSHKNVILYEWKKRMQI; from the coding sequence ATGAGCTGTTGTCCAGCATGTAAAACGAATGTTGAAGGCGAGTGGACAGAATGCCCATTATGTGGTCAATCGCTTAAACATCAGGGCAAAAAAGCTGAATATAATCCTTATCCGCCTATTCCGTTACGCTTTAACAGAGAAAAAGGCTTAAGGCTATTAATGATTTTTACGATAATCAGTGGTCTTTTGTTTTTAGGAATAGAAGAAATTTGGCTTAATCAAAGTCAAGGGTTCCAATTAGCTGTTTTTGGAATAGTGAGTTTATGGACAGTGGTATACACGTTGATCCGAAAAAGAAGGAATATTGCTAAAAGTATTCTTTATCTACTAGTCCTGGTCTCTGTTATTAGCATCTATTTAGATTATTTACTAGAATGGAACGGCTGGTCAACGACATATATGATTCCAGTTATCTGTATTTTTGCTGATTTAGCCTTAACGATTTCGGTTAAAATTATTTTTCCAGAATTAGGAGATTACATCCTCTACTTGTTAATTGTTGTTATCTTAGGTTTCTTTCCAGCGGTATTTCTTTTCTTTAACTGGACGACAAATCCAATCCCATCTTTACTATCGATGGGTATTAGTACGGTTATGTTTATCGTATTGTTTGTTTCTCATAAAAATGTCATCCTCTATGAGTGGAAAAAACGAATGCAAATCTAA
- a CDS encoding permease prefix domain 1-containing protein, with translation MSIIINYVNSIFERLPQSPEMFKLKQEMLSNMENRYTQLIAENKSEQQAVAKAIAEFGNTDELLAMASLPTEEREPDENTLNWSNDEVEEFKAHRSKFGLAIAFGIFLILIAPALSLLIQEMARFLPFISALESSLLILFSLIPLLVLIAVAIGLFITFGIKEQQFGIEGKVISIDSITQSNLAKELKEFKPQFAKGITFGVLFCIAGLVSLLVPLLLFSSEQFWPLIFLLSFVSIGVFLFVFFGIIHSTYDKLLSIGDYTPKRVASERLTTKVANIVFPLAVGIYVISGLLFDTWSPGWMIFPILGISFGLFAAIVENSNLFHPKK, from the coding sequence ATGTCTATCATTATAAACTATGTCAATTCTATTTTTGAACGGTTGCCGCAAAGCCCTGAGATGTTCAAACTAAAACAAGAGATGCTATCAAACATGGAAAACAGGTACACCCAATTAATAGCTGAAAATAAAAGCGAACAGCAAGCTGTTGCCAAGGCTATTGCCGAATTTGGCAATACCGATGAACTTCTTGCTATGGCTAGCTTACCTACTGAAGAACGTGAACCCGATGAGAATACTCTTAACTGGTCAAACGATGAAGTCGAAGAATTTAAAGCACACCGCTCAAAATTTGGTTTGGCTATCGCTTTTGGTATTTTCCTTATTTTAATCGCCCCAGCACTTTCTTTACTCATTCAAGAAATGGCTAGATTTTTGCCTTTTATTTCTGCTTTGGAATCCTCTCTACTCATTTTGTTTTCTTTGATTCCGCTTTTAGTTTTAATAGCTGTTGCCATCGGGTTGTTTATTACTTTTGGTATTAAAGAACAACAATTTGGTATTGAAGGGAAAGTCATTTCAATTGATTCTATTACACAATCTAATTTAGCTAAAGAATTGAAAGAATTCAAACCACAATTTGCTAAGGGAATTACCTTTGGTGTTCTCTTTTGTATTGCCGGACTTGTTTCTCTTTTGGTGCCCTTACTTTTATTCAGTTCAGAACAGTTTTGGCCACTCATTTTTTTACTCAGTTTTGTTTCTATTGGTGTTTTCCTATTCGTATTTTTCGGTATTATCCATTCAACTTATGATAAGTTGCTTTCCATCGGCGACTACACTCCAAAAAGAGTAGCTAGTGAGCGATTAACCACTAAAGTAGCTAATATTGTTTTCCCACTTGCTGTAGGAATTTATGTTATTTCTGGATTACTTTTTGACACTTGGTCACCAGGCTGGATGATTTTCCCAATTTTGGGTATCAGCTTTGGATTGTTCGCTGCTATCGTTGAAAATTCTAATCTATTCCATCCAAAAAAATAA
- a CDS encoding ion transporter: MFEVIQIGRETDIISRTFDFVIVLAILLNLGLALFSTFDRSTKYTGLMYTIETISILLFTFEYGLRVWTADCLYPDSSKTRARLKYIFSFTGLIDLLSFFPFYLPFFFPNGTIAFRMFRIIRILRLFQINKYYDSLNIITEVLKSKRQQLFSSIFIVLILMTAASLLMYNLEHAAQPDIFTNAFSAFWWASSSLLTVGYGDIYPITIGGKIFGMIITFLGVGMVAIPTGILSAGFVEQLTVIQDKERGAYCPHCGKKIG; this comes from the coding sequence ATTTTTGAAGTCATTCAAATAGGACGAGAAACTGATATCATTAGTCGAACCTTTGACTTTGTCATTGTTTTAGCTATTCTATTAAATTTGGGGTTGGCTCTTTTCTCTACTTTCGATCGTTCTACTAAATATACTGGGTTAATGTATACTATTGAAACAATCTCCATTCTTTTATTCACCTTTGAATATGGATTGAGAGTCTGGACTGCTGATTGCCTTTACCCTGATAGTTCAAAAACCAGAGCTAGATTAAAGTACATCTTTTCTTTCACTGGGTTGATAGACCTGTTATCCTTTTTCCCATTCTACTTGCCTTTCTTTTTCCCAAATGGAACCATTGCTTTTCGAATGTTTCGAATCATTCGAATTTTACGATTATTCCAAATCAACAAATATTATGATTCCTTAAATATCATCACTGAAGTTTTAAAGAGTAAACGCCAGCAATTATTCTCATCTATTTTCATTGTCTTAATTCTAATGACTGCCGCTTCTTTACTTATGTATAATCTTGAACATGCCGCCCAACCAGATATTTTCACAAATGCTTTCTCTGCTTTTTGGTGGGCTTCTTCTTCTTTATTAACTGTCGGATACGGAGATATTTACCCTATTACAATAGGTGGCAAAATTTTTGGAATGATTATTACTTTTTTAGGCGTCGGAATGGTTGCTATTCCTACTGGTATTTTATCCGCGGGATTCGTCGAACAATTAACCGTTATCCAAGATAAAGAGCGTGGCGCCTATTGTCCACATTGTGGAAAAAAGATTGGGTGA